The DNA window ACTCGGTTTCACGTGAAACACCGTACTCATGCACCGCTTCATCCCTGTTGGCTAGGAACGGGTTGGCCGGCAGAACGTGGGCCCCGGCAACAGAAATCCGGTCCACACTATCGACGCCCAGCCAGCCTACGGGGGCCGGGCAGGTGTTGCCATGGTCCGAAGTCTGATGAATCGAGCACAAAGTCGTCGCTGCGCCGGCCAAAGAACCTTGCGTGGAGCCTTCCCGGAAGACCATCGCCCCCGGCACGAGTCGCAACAAGCCTCCAGCTCGCTGCAACGCAGGCTTCAAATCCGATCCTGTACGGGGGACGGCCTCCCACAATCGCACCGACCCGGTCCCACCGCCCCCAGGATCATCCTGAGCCCGAAAAGTATCAGCACCCACCGTGCGGGCCAAGGCCATGACTTCGGGCGCCACAGTCCCGCTCAGGCCCCTCAGATCACCGCTCACGCGGCCCGCCCACCCGGACACGGCGCCCTGAACCAAATCAACAACCGCTCCGGAGGACGGTCCCGCCGATTCCCGGAGCACACCGTCCACCGCAGGCCAAATCAGAAAACCAGACACGACCCGCGGCCCGGCGCTCCATTCAGTTCCGGTCAGAGGCTCACCGTACGGGTGGGTCTCCTCCGTCCCCGGCGGACAGCGCTCGACGGAACGGGACTGTGCGGGGCGCGACTTCCGAACGGCTCGCTTCCGTGCACCCCGCTTGCCCATCTACCGCCTCCGAGCCTTCCTTCGCCCATCACCGCGCGACTCCCCGCCGCGAGATCCCCGCGCATCCCGGTTCCCGGAACCCCGAGCCGCAACCACCTGACGTTCCTTGACCACATCCACCACCGTCGCCGGCGGGTCGATCAGCCCCTCACCGCAGAACCTGACCGTCACCTCGCCGCCGCCCAGCGCGGACAACGCCGCCTCGTGCTCGGCAACCTCTTCAGCCGCCGAGGCGCCCTTCAACGCCAGCAACCGTCCGCCCACCGCGGCGAGCGGCAGGCACCACCCGGCCAGCTTGTCGAGCGCCGCCACGGCACGCGCCGTGACGATGTCGGCTTCGACCCGGCCGACGACCTCTTCCGCGCGGCCGCGAATCACCGTGACGTTGTCCAGATCGAGAAGATCGACCACCTCGTCGAGGAACGCGGTGCGCCGGGCCAGTGGCTCGACAAGCGTGATGACGAGATCCGGCCGTGCCACTGCCAGCACGATACCGGGCAAACCGGCACCAGAGCCGACGTCCACGACCGAAGCGCCGGACGGGATTATCTGCGACATAACGCCGCAGTTGATGAGATGACGCTCCCAGAGCCGGGGCGTCTCCCGAGGCCCGATCAGACCCCGGATCACCCCCTCGGTGGCGAGCAGCTCGGCATAACGCCCCGCCAACGCGAGACGATCACCGAAGACCGCAGCAGCCGCCTCAGCGAACTGAGCCGGCGGCACAACGACCTCCAAGGACGAGGCGTCATCCGAAGGCGAGGGCGCATCCAGGGGCGAAGGCGCATCCCCAGACGAGGAGACACCCCCAGGCGAGGAGACACCCCCGGGGGAGGGAGCGGTGACATTCGAGGCCGGGAACGACGACGGCCCGGGCGATTCAAGGCCCGGGCCGAAGTCACCCGCGCCGTGGCGTGGGTCCGTCACGATCAGTCCGCCGCGCGCACCACGATGCGGCGGTTGGGCTCGACACCCTCGGACTCGCTCTGCACGCCCGGGATCGCGTTGACCACGTCGTGCACGCACTTGCGCTCGAAGGCCGACATCGCCTCCAGGCGCACCGGGTCGCCGTGCTCCTTCACCTTCTCGACGGCGTTGCGGGCGACGGCGGCGAGCTCCTTGCGGCGAGCCGCGCGGTAGCCGCCGATGTCGAGCAGCAGCCGGCTCGGCGATCCGGTCGCCCGGAAGATCGCCAGACGGGTCAGCTCCTGCAGGGCTTCGAGCGTGGCGCCGCGCTGGCCGACGAGCGGCTGCAGCCGGCCACCGACCACCTCGACCATCGGCCGGCCGGCCGAGACCAGCTCGTCGATGTCACCGTCGTAGTCGAGGATGTCCAGCAGACCCTCGACGTAGTCCGCAGCGATCTCGCTCTGACGGAACAGGTCGCTGTCCGAGGCGACGCTCTCCGACTTCTTGGCCTCCGAAGCCTCCTCGGTGGCCGTCGGCGCGGCCGAGGCCTCGGCCGACTCGGCGGAAGGGGGAGTGCTGGTGTCGGTCACGGTCTCATCTCCGTTGTGTCCGATATTTCCCGCTGAGCGGGGAGGTCTGTGGCGAGATCAAGGGGAGCGCTCGGACCCGGAGAACCCGGGCCCGAGCTGCGATCATCCCTTGGGTTTGTTCGCCGGTCGGCTGCCCTTCTTCGGATTCACCGGTTTGGCGCCGGGCTTCGGGGCGAGGGCCTTGGTGTCGACGACCGGGCTGACCGGCTCCGGGGCGGCCTTGCGGCCGAACAGCCCACCGGTACGGGCGGGCTGCACCGGGCTGTTGCCGGTGGAGCGGGCGCCGGAGGACGCCGGGCGAGCCGTCGACGCGTTCTTGTTCATCTGGACCGGCGGGAACTTCCGGAGCACCCACTGCTGCTGCGCCAGGGTGAACAGGTTGTTCGTCACCCAGTAGATGACCACACCGATGGGGAACAGCGACCCGGAGATGAGCAGCGAGAACGGGATGCCGTAGAGCATCAGCCGCTGGATCATCTTCTGCTGCGGGTCCTCGGCCCAGCCGGTCTTGAGGATCATCTGACGGCTGGTGAGGAACGTGGTCCCCATCATGATCAGAACCAGGATGCCGGCCAGGACCTTCACGGTCGTGCCGTCGGCGCCCACGGCCGC is part of the Actinoplanes missouriensis 431 genome and encodes:
- the rsmG gene encoding 16S rRNA (guanine(527)-N(7))-methyltransferase RsmG; the encoded protein is MPPAQFAEAAAAVFGDRLALAGRYAELLATEGVIRGLIGPRETPRLWERHLINCGVMSQIIPSGASVVDVGSGAGLPGIVLAVARPDLVITLVEPLARRTAFLDEVVDLLDLDNVTVIRGRAEEVVGRVEADIVTARAVAALDKLAGWCLPLAAVGGRLLALKGASAAEEVAEHEAALSALGGGEVTVRFCGEGLIDPPATVVDVVKERQVVAARGSGNRDARGSRGGESRGDGRRKARRR
- a CDS encoding Jag family protein, giving the protein MTDTSTPPSAESAEASAAPTATEEASEAKKSESVASDSDLFRQSEIAADYVEGLLDILDYDGDIDELVSAGRPMVEVVGGRLQPLVGQRGATLEALQELTRLAIFRATGSPSRLLLDIGGYRAARRKELAAVARNAVEKVKEHGDPVRLEAMSAFERKCVHDVVNAIPGVQSESEGVEPNRRIVVRAAD
- the yidC gene encoding membrane protein insertase YidC — encoded protein: MSLDWIYTAISWILLRWHALWDAIGIPDDRVLGTNWAWILAIVFLVVTLRIILFPVFVKQIKSQRAMQALQPKVKALQEKHKGDKETLQKEMMELYRTEKANPLMGCLPMFLQIPVFFALFHVLQHLDPTISEKYKLLYGWSLEQFDSAANAHLFNAPISAKFGSSAAELAAVGADGTTVKVLAGILVLIMMGTTFLTSRQMILKTGWAEDPQQKMIQRLMLYGIPFSLLISGSLFPIGVVIYWVTNNLFTLAQQQWVLRKFPPVQMNKNASTARPASSGARSTGNSPVQPARTGGLFGRKAAPEPVSPVVDTKALAPKPGAKPVNPKKGSRPANKPKG